From Candidatus Binatia bacterium, a single genomic window includes:
- a CDS encoding 3-hydroxyacyl-CoA dehydrogenase, translated as MHLSDTVAVVTGGASGLGLATAEAIVAGGGRVALLDLERSNGAEVASGMGGHAMFTPADVTSEDEVNKALDKAIAAFGRINAVVNCAGIGTAMKTTGKGGPFPLNLFAKTIEINLIGTFNVLRLAATRMLSNDPSEDGERGVIINTASVAAFDGQIGQVAYTASKAGVVGMTLPIARDLSRDGIRCCTIAPGTFDTPMLALLPEENRKALGAGIPFPQRLGKPSEYGQLACAIITNPYLNGETIRLDGALRMPPR; from the coding sequence ATGCATCTTTCCGATACCGTAGCCGTCGTCACCGGAGGGGCCTCGGGCCTCGGCCTGGCCACTGCCGAAGCCATCGTCGCCGGCGGCGGGCGTGTCGCGCTCCTCGATCTCGAGCGTTCCAACGGCGCCGAGGTCGCCTCGGGCATGGGCGGCCACGCGATGTTCACTCCTGCCGACGTCACCAGCGAGGACGAGGTCAACAAGGCTCTCGACAAGGCCATCGCGGCCTTCGGCAGGATCAACGCGGTCGTCAACTGTGCCGGAATCGGCACGGCGATGAAGACCACCGGCAAAGGCGGTCCGTTCCCGCTGAACCTTTTTGCCAAGACGATCGAGATCAACCTCATCGGAACCTTCAACGTGCTGCGCCTGGCCGCTACGCGCATGCTGTCGAACGATCCGAGCGAGGACGGCGAGCGCGGCGTCATCATCAACACGGCATCCGTTGCCGCGTTCGACGGACAGATCGGGCAGGTGGCCTACACGGCGTCCAAGGCCGGCGTCGTCGGCATGACGCTCCCGATCGCGCGCGACCTGTCGCGCGACGGCATCCGCTGCTGCACGATCGCGCCCGGCACCTTCGATACGCCGATGCTCGCGCTGCTGCCCGAAGAAAACCGCAAGGCTCTCGGCGCAGGCATCCCGTTCCCGCAGCGCCTCGGAAAGCCCTCCGAGTACGGCCAGCTCGCGTGCGCGATCATCACCAACCCCTATCTGAATGGGGAAACGATCCGTCTCGACGGCGCATTGAGAATGCCCCCGCGCTGA